In Mercurialis annua linkage group LG5, ddMerAnnu1.2, whole genome shotgun sequence, a single genomic region encodes these proteins:
- the LOC126681225 gene encoding MLP-like protein 28, with amino-acid sequence MDLTEKIEKEVQIKASADQFFKIFSTQAHHIPNICSEHIHEIAVHEGDWETPGSIKKWNYTIDGKTMSVKESVEIDEANKKVIFNILEGDLMEHHKSLKSTVEAIAKDDGGALVKWSLEYEKMHADVPSLHSYLDLLEKMTKDIDNHLLKP; translated from the exons atggatttaaCTGAGAAGATTGAGAAGGAAGTACAGATCAAGGCATCCGCTGATCAattctttaaaatatttagcaCCCAAGCTCACCATATTCCCAATATTTGCTCTGAACATATCCATGAAATTGCGGTGCACGAAGGTGACTGGGAAACTCCTGGATCCATCAAGAAATGGAATTATACCATAG ATGGAAAGACTATGAGCGTTAAGGAAAGTGTGGAGATAGATGAGGCAAACAAAAAGGTGATATTCAACATTTTGGAAGGAGATTTGATGGAGCATCATAAGAGTTTAAAGTCGACTGTTGAAGCAATTGCGAAGGATGATGGTGGTGCTCTTGTGAAATGGAGTCTCGAATATGAAAAGATGCATGCAGATGTCCCATCTCTTCATAGTTATCTGGATTTGCTTGAGAAGATGACCAAAGATATTGATAATCATCTTCTCAAGCCATGA